One genomic segment of Vespa crabro chromosome 3, iyVesCrab1.2, whole genome shotgun sequence includes these proteins:
- the LOC124422574 gene encoding uncharacterized protein LOC124422574, with amino-acid sequence MRVLRGNLNRSRTAHHFLTQLCSEKKADIILISEQYRDRAGIGWYADELGTAAIWIPDPRQIHVSHQGSGRGYVWVRHKSATYVSVYLTRNDRIDDFQTKLDDLKVALRERQGDLIVAGDLNAKALELEEPRPDSRRGRIMELVSTLQLPVLNTDLTSTFDRPGYRETIPDVSLANEQLVARVAGWQVIEDYTGSDHQYILFDVHDRRPAVTTPVRPPRWIIAKMDRERLSSVLNEGWRFLQIASASLSRHAQSRMITAATMQLIQKACTIAVPKTKKMAKSSCNWWTNEIADLRKKCLSLRRVAQRAKRRDLDAAPLAAEYQAAKKSSLEVHQGKATSVLEGAVLGNRSKFVRIMVSDRHNRRERLARQRLA; translated from the exons ATGAGAGTACTTCGAGGTAATCTCAATAGGAGCAGGACGGCGCACCACTTCCTAACCCAGCTCTGTTCTGAGAAAAAAgctgatataattttaatcagcGAACAGTACCGGGACAGAGCAGGAATAGGATGGTACGCAGACGAATTGGGTACCGCGGCCATCTGGATCCCAGATCCCCGACAAATTCATGTGTCGCATCAAGGATCCGGACGCGGTTACGTTTGGGTGAGACATAAATCGGCGACATATGTGAGCGTATACCTCACCAGGAACGACCGGATAGACGACTTCCAGACTAAATTAGACGATCTAAAAGTCGCACTGAGGGAAAGGCAAGGGGATCTCATCGTGGCAGGTGACCTCAACGCCAAAGCACTCGAATTGGAGGAGCCCAGGCCGGACTCCAGAAGAGGACGAATCATGGAGTTGGTGTCGACACTACAGCTACCAGTACTCAACACAGACTTGACATCAACCTTCGATAGGCCTGGCTACAGAGAAACAATTCCGGACGTCTCTCTAGCCAATGAACAACTGGTGGCAAGAGTCGCAGGCTGGCAGGTAATTGAGGATTATACCGGGAGCGACCATCAGTACATCCTCTTCGATGTACACGATAGGAGGCCAGCCGTGACAACTCCAGTAAGACCCCCCCGGTGGATCATTGCAAAAATGGATCGAGAGAGGCTGTCTTCAGTCTTAAATGAAGGTTGGAGATTCCTTCAAATTGCTTCCGCGAGTCTATCGAGACATGCGCAATCCAGGATGATTACTGCAGCAACTATGCAGCTCATCCAAAAGGCATGCACGATAGCGGTGccaaagacgaaaaaaatggCAAAGTCGTCCTGCAACTGGTGGACGAACGAGATCGCAGATCTACGTAAGAAGTGCTTAAGTCTCCGCCGTGTAGCACAACGAGCAAAGAGACGCGACCTCGACGCTGCTCCCTTGGCTGCAGAGTATCAGGCGGCCAAAAAAAGTTCACTAGAGGTCCATCAAGGCAAGGCAACGTCGGTGCTGGAAGGAGCTGTACTTGGAAATCGATCAAAATTCGTGAGGATTATGGTATCAGATCGTCACAA ccgaagagagagattagcaCGGCAGCGCCTGGCATAA